A stretch of the Sphingobacterium thalpophilum genome encodes the following:
- a CDS encoding TatD family hydrolase, whose amino-acid sequence MQRPYIDIHTHQHYPMGDNAVISIQNIALNHHEILSGKPCSVGLHPWYVHDDSLSLLQHMQTILHQNNVMAVGECGLDKHVEVPFALQQYVFEEQIALAARFQKPLLIHCVRAFQEVVQTLDRTAFKQGVIFHGYRKNWTLAQQLLALGYYLSIGSHCLNGSQDQVLKNIPLTQLFLETDTSAAATVEAIYQYVATVRSIPLDALKEAIYRNYKTLFNK is encoded by the coding sequence ATGCAACGGCCTTATATTGATATCCATACACACCAGCATTATCCGATGGGTGACAATGCGGTGATTTCTATTCAAAATATCGCCTTGAATCACCATGAGATCTTATCCGGGAAGCCCTGTTCCGTAGGCCTTCATCCATGGTATGTCCATGATGATTCGCTCTCCCTGCTCCAGCATATGCAGACCATTTTACATCAGAACAATGTGATGGCTGTCGGAGAATGTGGTCTAGACAAACATGTAGAAGTACCTTTCGCGCTACAGCAATATGTCTTTGAGGAACAGATTGCATTGGCTGCCAGATTCCAGAAGCCATTGCTTATTCATTGTGTCCGTGCTTTTCAGGAAGTGGTGCAAACGCTGGATCGAACCGCATTTAAGCAGGGGGTGATTTTTCACGGCTATCGTAAAAACTGGACTCTGGCGCAGCAGTTGCTGGCTTTAGGATATTATCTGTCGATCGGTTCGCATTGTCTAAACGGCAGCCAGGACCAGGTGCTGAAAAATATACCGCTGACGCAATTGTTTCTGGAAACCGATACATCAGCCGCAGCGACGGTCGAAGCTATTTATCAATATGTTGCTACCGTCAGATCTATTCCATTGGATGCATTAAAAGAAGCAATATACCGAAACTATAAGACACTATTTAATAAATGA